The genome window CATCTTATTTTCACATTTCACCATGGTTCCTCGCTTCCCCAGGCAGGGCTGGCCCCTTCCCTTGGGTGGCCACGGGGACAGAGGGCAGTGGCAGGGAGCCCAGCTCCCCAGTGCCCTTCCTGCCATcctgaattgtacatttttaaataaactattttgtACCCACAATTGATAAGGGGTCCTCACCCTCTGTGTTCTTTCCTGTACTATTAAGCCCCTCTCTCCAGAAAAGTCCAGTCTGCCCCTTCCACAAAGGCTCTGAAAAGGACACCTCCTGGACTGGACTCCCAGCAGCCCCTAGCGTGTGTGGCCCAAGTTCTAGGGGGTCCAACTCCGGTCCTGCCTGGGCTGTGGATGGGCTGGAGCAGTTCTGGGCTTGGCTGTCTCCCGGGGCTGGGAGGCTGCCTGAGGGAGACAGGGAGGGCCGGGAGCACCTGGGGCAGCAGGTACTGGGATGGGGCCTTGGCCTGGTCCAGAGTCCTTCCCACCCCCACTGTGGTCACAACAGGCTGCAACCCCCAGAAGTCATGATCCCACAGCCCTGCCCAGAGCCCTGAGTGGAGGGCTACAGGACCTTACAACCCCTGGGAACCGAGGCTCAAGGGTGCACAGAAGCAGAGGTGGCGACAACCAGCGTATCCTGACGATCTACAGGCCTCAGGTTCCTCCAGCAGAGAAGGGCCAGACCTGGCTGGTGAAGCGAGCATCCTGGGGCATGGGCGGGAGTCCTGCCACCCCACCCATCCCCCACCCAGTACTGCTATCAGTCCAGGAATCCTGCACCGCCAGGCTGGCATGACGAAGAGAGGCCAAGCCAGTTCTGGCTTGCATAGGTCTCAGCCTCCTCATTCCTCACCCCAAAGCCCAGGACTTCCTGCTCCAACCAGCTGCACCTCTGGCTCAGAAAGACCCTGGGGAATTGGGCCCAGTCATAGGGACCCACAGATACCCTTTCTCCAAGCCCCAACAAAGATGCAGAACTGAGAAGGGATTTTACTGAGGAGACCAGAAAGTCACAGGGCCATCCATAATGGGAGGGTGCCAGTGTGGACCACAAGCCAGTGACATCGCATCGTCACAAACGAGTCATGCGCTCATGGAGCCTCACCCTCCTCGCTGTGGTCAGATGAGCACGTCACATATTCCCTCATTTAACAAGCATTTATCTACGCATGACTGCAATGTGACAGTCTGGGTTAGGTCTGGGTGTGGGAGGACTGAGCCACTGGCAGGCCACAGCCTAGACCACGGCTGTAGGCCGGGCTGAGAAGGAACTCTGAAGGGGCGGGGGCACTCAGAAAGCAAGGAGAGGGTCACAAATGCTGGTGAACAGACTGGCACTCACTTGCTGGTCTCGTGTCCCACATACAGATTGACCCTCAGACATGTAGCACACGTCTTCACTGCAACGTGCAGTTGGTCACTGGTGGCCTCCCAAACTGAGTCAAACCGCAGCCCTGCAGCTctgcctcccctcctccaggagtgCCAGGGCCACTGGATCTGCCCGCCCCTCACCATTTCTGGGCGTGCAGACCTGGTCAGGGAGGGTCTGAGCGGCAGACCCgggaccccacccccatcctcacccccatccccaccccgaCTCCGCGGCGCTCAGGGCTGGCCCTGTCTGCACAATCCTAAACAGTCTTTTGGAGGAACGCGGAGGCCGGCCTTGCTGGGCTCCCGCCTTCTTGCATGGCTCGTCGGGGCACGCGCACGAGGGGCTCTTACGGCTCTAGGCCCTGCAGGTTCTCATACTCGTGGCGGGGGGCCTCCCGGGTCCTGCTGGCGGAGACAGAGTTCGACTGGGGCCCGCCTGCGATCCCGCCCCCTCGCCCCGGTCACGCCCCCAAGCCCAGGCCACGCCCCCGAGGCCTTcctgttcccctcccccaccccgccgccgCCCCGGGCCGGGACTCTGCCCTCCACAGTCCCTGATGCTCCACTCACGCCGCCGGCGCCCGGGACGGCGCGGGTCCGGGGCTACAGCCGGGGTCGGCGGGCGAGACGCCCAGGTTCAGTGAGCCGCGCTCCTCCGGCCGCTCACGCTGAGGGGAGGGGCCCCTGGTCACCATGGTGATGCCAGCGCAGGCTccgccccggcccggccccgcccccacgGGCTTGCGGAGGCGCAGCTGTTCACCCTGGATGTACCGCTGCAGCGCCAGGTACACGAACTTGTACTGCGCCTCGGTCTGCACCATCCCCGAGCGCTGCCGCCGCACTAGTTGGATCGTCTTGGGGACGTCAATGTCGCAGTCTAACCCTGGGGAGGAGCATGCTCAGGGCGGAGAGGGGCCGGCAGGGAAAATGTGGGATGGTTAGATGCAATGGGCTGGACCGGCAAGCATAGGGGGCGGGGCTACGTGGGGCGGGGTCTTCCTGGGGCGGCTCACCCTGCCTGCGAATGACGTCCACCAGGATGTCAATCACAATGATAGTGCCAGTGCGTCCGATGCCAGCGCTGTTGGGACCGACCAAGGAGGCCTGTGGCCAGTTGACAGGACAGAGCCGTGGCCCCTTCCCCTGTCGCACCTGTACCGCTGGCCCCGCCCCATCCCCGGTCGCACCTGCAATGGACTACCATGGGTCCGGCCCCCGGCATGCTGCTCTGGGCCCGGTTCACCTCGTCCAGGAAGCTAAGGACGCCGGTGGGCTCGGCCGGGACGCCGTGGTCCGGCCAACTGAAGTACTGGTAGTGCTTCACTGTGCGCGGCGACTCCTCCTGGGCAGGGTGGGCTGGTGAGTGCCAGCTGGGAGGTCTGGGCTGTCCCAAGCGCCTCGGGCTGCTGTGACCCTTGACTGGGAGGGGCACACGGACTGAACCGGGGAGAGACAGGGCGAGGCCCAGCGGGGTTTGCCAGAAGGAGTGACCAGCAGGACCCAGAAAGAGCgggagggagtgggaggaaaAGATGGGATTCAGGGCTTGGAGGACCCGTAGATGGCCCCAGGCAGCCCAGGTGCcgggggaaaggaagaaagatggtCCTGGGGAGGAGCAGCTTCCAGGAACTTCATTCTATTTAAGAAGCGCCAAACGCAGAGGCTTGCAGGAGCCCCAGTGGTTATTAAAGGAAACCGGCCAGGAGGGAAATGTGCCTGGGAGGGGAACTGGCTAGGAGGGAAATGTGCCTGGGAGAGGAACAGGCACCAGTGGCATACAAAGAAGGCCGAAGGTACTGAGACGCCCAGGGAGGAACTGGAAGGAGAGGCCTGTATGGGTGTGAGGCCACCCTGCATCCAGACAGCTGGGTTGAGAACTTGCCTGACTGGGATCACTGCCCAGCAAGGCCCAGGCCAGCATTTTGCCCACTGGGTTGAGCGATGTGGAAGCCACCAAAGCCAGTGGGGTTGGGTGGAGTCTGGGCCAGCCCAGCGCAGACCTGGGGACTTCCTGAGCACGTCACCCTGGTCCCAAGGCTCCTGAGGCTCTTCAGGCTCACCTGGTCTGGCCTCCACACCTGCAGCTCCCGCACACAATAGCCCTGGGCCCAGTGCTCAGCCATGTTGCACACATGCAGGTGGCCGTACTCTTGGCTGCCGTGCAACTCTGGCCAGTATCGGAAACACTtgttctggggggtgggggcatggcATTAGCCATGTTGGAAGACCACCAGCACCCATGCCCCTCCTCCCTGAGGGGCACACACAGGGTCTCTCTAGGGCCCTCGCTGTGTCCCAGCATCTCTAAGACTGAAAAAGCAAAGCTGGGCCAGCTCCAACACAGGTCCAGTGGGGCACATGGCAGGAGGATGGAAGGAACATGAGCTAGAGCTCCTACCCGGCCTCGCTccacctccctggtggtcatgACGATGACACGTGTGTTCTCCTGGTGCACCATGGCCCAGAAAGCAGCCACTGTAGTCGGCAGACAGCCCTGGGTGGCAATGTACACCTTGCCCAGTCCATGGCCTGGCTTCTCCTCTGGGTCACTCTGAAAGAAGGTGGGGTCAGCTGCCTGGTCTTTCCAGGAATTAAAGTGCCAGAGGACCAATTCAAGTTGATGCAAATGATATGCAAAGTAGCCAAAGTGGCTCACACACAGTCCATGGAGGGTGGAAGGGGCTTAGGACCAATATTTAATCCAGTATTTTCTGGATTTGCCCCTCTGAGGACCCAGTGCAGACTGCTGCACCCTTCCTGAGTATCTGTTATCTTTCCAAAGTCCACAGACCACTCCAGGAGCTCCAGGCTCATTATTATGGGGAATGGagtgaccagggtttgattcATGTAGGCCACAGGTGCAGCAGGCCAAGTACCCACCCTGATGTAGTTGGCATTGATGTAGTCGGCTCCAGGCACTCTGTCATCCACATCATGAAGGATGACACGAGTGGTATCAACTGAGAAGGGAAGATATAGCTCAGGTCTCCAGGGAAGAGGGATCCCCGCTGACCTGTGGTGAGCAGAGGCAGAGGACGAAGGGGCAAGAGAGGGCATCGCACCAGTGGTGGGGAATGacccctgcctccacccccaggACCCCTCTGCCAGATGGGCCCTGCACTTGGTGGGTGAGGGCCTGGTCCCCATgtgaccccagccccagcctcacaGGGAAGGATGTTCTTGTATCGATTCTTGGGCTTGTTCTCCGGCCGCTGGCCTTCCTTCCGGGGGTACAGGAGCCGGCATTCCTGCTGCTGCAGCATCTGGAGGAGTGGGGCTTTAGCCTGCAGCCCCGACCTTTCCCCAGAGCCCTCAACACCCGCCTTACACACCCTGACCCACACCCCTCCGCAGCCCAGAGGACGGGAGTCTGAGGGGGGGCAGTGGGCAGCAGGCCGACACCTCAAACTCCTCCCAGAAGCCCTGCTTGGCCTTCTCGCTGGCATCCGTGGCCTCGCTGAGCTCCTGCACACGGCTCTCAATGCTTGCAGCGCTGATTCTCGTGGCCTTGAGGGGCTGGCAAGTAGAGGCTCGAGTCCAAGCTTAGCAAGGCCCAGTGGACCCCAGAGCACCCTGGCCCCCACCCTTGCCTTCAGCCACCCTTGCCCCAGCACTGCCTGGTGCCCTCTTTCCCTGGTGGGGCTATGCCAGAGTCCCTTGTCTCCCAGAGGGAGAAGCTCACTCAGACCCCAAAGTTCAGGTGCCTGGAGACATACCTGCCGGAGATGCACCACAACCcctgacctctccaccatggGGTTCTTCCTGTAGCGCTCCACCAGATCTCCAAGGGTGTCAAACTGCTCACCACCTCCCACGTCGTACTTCCCATCTGGCTGTGGGGTGGCAGTGAGAGCCTGGTGGCTACCCCCTCCCCAAGCcacaccccaaccccacccccacctcttacCTGGAAGTGGATCATGATGTGGGTGACGCGTGGCTGGCGGTCTGCCCTGTCCAGCTGCTGCGTGAGCACTGACAGCACAAAGTCCCCAGGTTTGCTCTGACTCTCCCGAACCAGGAAGCTGCCTGGACGCCCTTTCTCCATCAGCAGCTTCTCAGCCTCCTTCCCAGACAGATGCCCATGATACCACCTGGCCCAGGGCAACATACGTGAGAAAGGAGGCCCTGGACTGGACAGGTGAGGGGCACAGACCCACAGGTAGCTGAAGTCTCTGAGGCACAGACACCaagagacacacacagccacCCAGACCTCGTGGGCCCCGGGCAGCACCCACACCGAGGCCAACCTGGGtcagccctgcccacctctcaACCCTTCTGCAAGCCTCCTCCAAACCTCCTCCAACCTAGAAAGTGGCAGGAGGCGGGACCCTCAGGCCCTGCAGGGCCCCATAGTGGCCACCAGGTGGCAGCCTAGTCCTCAGCAAGGAGGGGGCCAGGCCAGCCCTACCCAGCTTCCTCAGCAGGTGCAGCTGGCTCAGGCCACCGCAGTGCAGCCAGGGAAACCGAGGCTGGGAGACCTGCTCTCCCCAGGTCACCAGCCAGGCAGGCAGAGAGGAGGCCGGCTGCAGCTCTTCCACAGGCACCCCTCTGTGCCTGGTGCCTGGGACCTGGAGAACCAAGGCCAAAACCCCTAAGGAGGGAGTGCTTTATACTCCCTCAACTCTGCCACAGTGGTGCCCAAGCCTGACCTTGAGTCCTTGGGGCAGAAGAAATCCAGAGGCTGTGTCCATCAACCCCTGCCCCTCAGACCCTCGCACACACACAAGTGCAGACACAGATGTCAGCCAGATGCAGACGCAGCGGCTCACCGTTCCGACGTGGGGTCCTGGCAGCCCAGCGGGTGCCGGAGCTCCACGGGGGCCCCGCCACGCTCTCGGAGCAGCCCCCCATGCTGGCCTGTGTAGTGCTGCACCAGCTCGGCCAGTGTCGCGAACTTCTCCCCTCCATACAGATCGTAGTAGTCACCTGTGTTCTGGATCTTGATGTGAGTCACCTCATCATGGCGCCTGGAAGGGCCAGTGCACCAGCTGCCATCAGGGCCACTGTTCCCACCAACCACCCTCCTTCCCATGAGCACTCAGCTTCCCGAATAGCCCCAGGGGTGTTCTTGCCCTGATGTCTTGGCTTCTGCCATCCCTCTGCCCAGAACAGCTACAGTCAAAGTCAGCTCCCTCCCTTCTGCAGGTTCCTGCCCAGTTAGTGTCCAGGCCTCACCCTGGGTGGCGGGCACCCTGCCCCCATTGCCCTCGGGGCAGCCAGGACTGGGTTTGGCGACTACAGGCTTAACTCTCCCTTGGCCTGGTGGCCGAGGCTGGGGCAGCCTCTCAGGACAGACTCTGCCTCACCCCAGACCACCTCCCCAGGGGCTCTGAAGGACAGGGGCTGGACTGATTCTTCCAGGTGCCCAGTGTGgctggggaagccccaggtaaGAACAGAACGCCTGTCTCTCGGGTGAGGGAAATCCACCCTGAGGACTCGTCCCACCTGCTGCCTCAGGTTTAGCAGAAAACCCAGAAAAACTTGGAGTGCTTTGGGAAGACCCCACCTCCCCAGACTCTAGACTGACCTGCCTCATGCAGGGCGGACATGGGTCTGGCTGTCCACTCTGCTGGTCGTGGCCCCTCCTGCCCATCCTCCCTACACATTGGCTTTTGTAGGGCTCTGGGCAGATCTCCAGTGAGCAACATCCCCATCAGATGGAGGTACAATTATGGCCAGTGAGGCCCCTCAGAGGGATGAGGGCATCTTGCTGACCAGGGCGCACCACACTGAGCCATCCCTGAAGGTCTAAGTGGCCCCTCCTGGCCCCTTCTGCCCAGGGGCCACCTGGCCAGAACACCAGAACTCCCAGATCTTGCATGTCTAGCCCCCAGCAGAGGTCCCTGCTGCTCAGAATGCTGTCCACCAGCTCTCTGGGAGGACTAGGGAGCCTGACCCCCTGATGCGCCCTCAGCTGAGGTTATTGCCACCCCTTGAGGTCCCCCGGGGCCTTAGGCCTGTCCACCCTGCACCACTCACCCACCTGACAGACAGTGTGAAGCCCCCGGGGCAGCTCTTGCTGGGTCTTGCCAGGAAGCTTCCGTGCTGGCCACTGGACATGAGTAGCTGCTCAGCTTCAACTCCGCTGATGTTGGGGTGAAACCACCTGAAATGAAGAGGGAGAGCTGCTGATGAGAGAGCTGGGAGATATTGGGCCGTCCTGACCACACCCACGATGCCCGCTGGGGCCGTCCTGTGCCGACCCCCATCCTTGGTCTGTGACCACAGGGTCTGGGGTCTGTGGGGAAGAAGGTGAGGCTGGGAGTGACCAGGGACATAGATGGGCAGAACCTTTCCCACAGTGGCAGGTGGGCAGGGCAGACATCCCCTCCCAGAAGGACACCAGCAGGAACCTCAACTCTAGCCCTCTGCCGTCTCTCCACCACTCACTGCCCACCGGGCATCCCAGCTCGGCCAAAGGAACTCGGGATCCCCCATGGCCACCCAGAGCTCCCTTCCTCCCCTGACAGCCTGGCAGCGGGCCGTgggggccccgcccctcccgccttCTCCACCCCTCTCCTGAGGCACACTGGCAGGTCTTGTCAGTCATTTGAGCAACGCCCCTGGGAGAAGAGCACAGCCCACAGGCCCAAGTCCACCCTCCACCTGCTGCTGCCCACCAGCCTCCGCCCCTCACCACACAAGGCCGTGCACCGCAGGGCTCCCTGTACCAGCTGTTCTCTGCTCCCGGCCCACACTGCATGACCgagcccctctcccctcactcTTGGATGCGTATTCTGCTTCATTGTTCTTCATAGCCGTCCTGACATACGTTACATATTTATTGGCTTATCTATCTCCTACAGGAGGATTTAAGTTCCACGAGGGGTGAAAACATTCCGTGTAATGTGTACACCAGGGTAGAAAACAGAGCCTGGGTATTAAAAAAACAGACGTGAATTCAGAAGTGAATGATTAATGAACCcaaggtgggtggtgggtggtgggtgagCTGGGCTGGGTGGCTGGCAGGAGCAGGTCAGGAAGGCAGAGAGTCATCATTTATTCTGCTGGAGGTCCAGGCTGAGAGGGGCTTAACCCTGCCCTCCCCTGCTGCTGCCCTGGGACCACCCTTCACAGTCACCCCCGTGAGATGGGGGGACAGCTCAGGGGGCCATCATCAGGGCTCCACAGGTGCCCACTGCTGAGATCATAACTGCTGTTTTCTTTACCTGGGTGGCTTCTTTTGTCCAGTTAGGGCAAGAATTTCTGGGCCGGAGATTAAATCTACTTGTGTGGGGGCCCCAGAGCATCTCAGGGCAGCGGCCTGGCTTGACCCCCCAGTGGGACCCTGTAACCCAGTATCTGAACTTCCACCGGCAACAGTGAGTCTCCCATAGAGGCACAAAAGTCACTGCAGGAGGGTCTTGCGCCGTCTGGTTCAGAGGTGTGTGTCCCTGGTTCACTGTACAGATGACACACGGTGTCCAGGGTAGTCCTACCCCTGTCCTGCCTCCAGTGGGACACCAGGGCCCCTGACTCCAATTCTGCCACCTGCTACCTCCAGGCCCCACGCAGCTGTTCGCTGTCATAACCTGGGCACAAGTGAGGCAGGGGCTGATGTGCCCTGGACAGACCCTATCCTGTCCTGTCCTTGCAGATGGCCCTGGACCATCCTGCTCCACTGAGATCTTTCTGGAATGGGAGTCAGTTCACGCCTCTTCCAggtcctcctgcccctccctctgccccatccTGTGCTCCGTTTGTCCCTGCCTTCAGCTGCTTCCTTACTCTTCCAACAAGCCATCTGTGCTGTCTATACCTCACCATCTGATGCTCAGCCCAGGGCAGGTGTGGGGTGTGCAGGTGAATGGGTCAAAATTCAGCACAATCATAATCCCAGTTCCTGGGTCACAGTGGCCACATTCCACTGGTGAAAGCCATGTGTGGCCAGTGGAGGCTGTCGACTGCATGTGAGAAAGAATCATTTCCACCATCACAGAAAGGATGGTCCTGCACTGGCCCACACTGTTGAGTCCCCACAGGACAATTTCCCTGGGCTCTCAGGGTCTCCTCCAGCCTCCTGGGACTGGTGGTCAGGTCCCCAGAAGCACAACCTCTACTTGGGAGTTCCCCACACTCTCCTGGTTCCCCACCTCACCTGGCCTgtgtccctctcctccttctgacCCCATGGTGTTGGAACTTCCCCATTCTGCCCTCCATGTGTCTCCACAACCACACCCAGGGATCTGGCCCCACCTGGGATCTGAGCTTCAAGCTCACAGACACAACCCTTTCCAGCATCTCTGTCTTGACATTTGCAAGATTCAAAAGTCCTGACAAGGCCCCTGAGGCCCTGTTCCACATGGTCCTCACTTAGTGAAGAGAGTCACTGCCTGACATGGCCCAGGTCCCTGCCCTCAACTCCCCAGCACTCTCCCAATGCTGCACCCTCTTGTCCTGACTTCCAAACTCCCCAGACCCAGACCCAACCACTTCTCTCACTCCCCTGGGACCAGTACCCACCGGCTCTTGCCTGGACTGCAGTATTGATTTCAGGCCGCATCCGTGACCCCCAGCTGAGCCATGGCAGACAGACAGGTTCTCAGAAAACACACATCAGAGCTGCGTAAGCCTTGTCAGTGGCCCTGTGTGGCTTTCAGGATGCCTGTCTGCCTCAAGGATCCCGCCCCCACTGGAAAGCACCCTCCCATCCCGTTGTTCATCTCTCTGTTCTCCGACCTCACCCCTCATCTGGCCACCTCCGGCTGGTCCTGCAGGCCATGGCTCACACACCCTCTCTGTTCACTTTCTGAGAGAcacaccccagcccccaccctgcagCTGCATCTCTGCCCCTCCTTCCATGCATGACAACTGCAACAGCAAGCAGACAGGTGTGTACAGGCTTCTGAGTTtacctgtcccccaccccccgccatgtCTTCACCATCAGATGTGAATCACAGGGACGGCAGACTCCATTCTCATGGCTCCCCAGGGTCCATGTTCTGAGAGGTTCTGAGAGGCCCAGAAGCTCAGGTGACCTGCCCAGGGACACCCAACACTCCCATTCAGCTCTTCCAGGGGGAGGGAAGTATCCTGCCAGCCAGTCACTTCCTGGGCATGTTTTGGGCCTGGGGTCTCGAGCTCCCTCCCATGCTGGCTCTAGAGGGGCAGTTTTTGTTGAGTAGTCCAGCAGGTGAGGCTGCCAGGGAAGGTTTCCTTGGCTAGGAGCTGCCGCAGGATGAGTTCTAGGGTCAGTCGCAGAAGAGCAGGCCAGGCCACCAGGAAAAGGGTGAAGGCCTCCTGCTGCCAGAGACAATGCAGTGTGGAGGTGGTGGGGGGCTGGAACCCAGAGGAAGGTTTCCGACCCCCATCCTGGGGCCACCAACTCTGCGGAAACACATCCTATCCCAGATGCTcacccccaggccccagcagcCTCCGAATCCTATCCAAGATGGACGATGCCCAGAGTGTGGGGGTAAGGGGAGAAGGGGCACCCAAGCCACAGAGCAGGGTGCAGGACACACTGTCCTTTCAGGGACTCTTGCTCATACTTTCTGTCCCTCTGTCCTCCCCACAAGCTGCCTGCGGTCTGTCAGGTGGAAATCCCTAAAGGGAGGGCATCCTGAGCGGTCACAGC of Capricornis sumatraensis isolate serow.1 chromosome 14, serow.2, whole genome shotgun sequence contains these proteins:
- the LOC138090257 gene encoding tyrosine-protein phosphatase non-receptor type 11-like; this encodes MTSRRWFHPNISGVEAEQLLMSSGQHGSFLARPSKSCPGGFTLSVRRHDEVTHIKIQNTGDYYDLYGGEKFATLAELVQHYTGQHGGLLRERGGAPVELRHPLGCQDPTSERWYHGHLSGKEAEKLLMEKGRPGSFLVRESQSKPGDFVLSVLTQQLDRADRQPRVTHIMIHFQPDGKYDVGGGEQFDTLGDLVERYRKNPMVERSGVVVHLRQPLKATRISAASIESRVQELSEATDASEKAKQGFWEEFEMLQQQECRLLYPRKEGQRPENKPKNRYKNILPFDTTRVILHDVDDRVPGADYINANYIRSDPEEKPGHGLGKVYIATQGCLPTTVAAFWAMVHQENTRVIVMTTREVERGRNKCFRYWPELHGSQEYGHLHVCNMAEHWAQGYCVRELQVWRPDQEESPRTVKHYQYFSWPDHGVPAEPTGVLSFLDEVNRAQSSMPGAGPMVVHCSAGIGRTGTIIVIDILVDVIRRQGLDCDIDVPKTIQLVRRQRSGMVQTEAQYKFVYLALQRYIQGEQLRLRKPVGAGPGRGGACAGITMVTRGPSPQRERPEERGSLNLGVSPADPGCSPGPAPSRAPAATREAPRHEYENLQGLEPVFLSQRCSWLEQEVLGFGVRNEEAETYASQNWLGLSSSCQPGGAGFLD